The sequence GCGAACAGAGTATTAGTTACCGGCGGCGAGGTGGAAGGCGAGCGACGGCGATGAGAGAGGACGCGACACCGGCGAACAGAGAGAAGGCGAGTTCGGCGAACAGTGTAGATGCAGTTGATCCACATTTTTGCTATGGTATCCTGCAACTTCTCTCTTCCAGGGGTTCGCGCAGCCCCCGCAGCGACGGGTTTGACCACTGTAGCCCCCACCGCGTCGTTGTCATCGCCGAACACGCCTTCTCTCTGTTCGCCGGTGTCGCGTCCTCTCTCGTCGCCGTCGCTCGCCTTCCACCTCGCCGCCGGTAAGTAATACTCTGTTCGCAGTTTCGCACTTCACAGCCATCTCCTTGGCGTCTGCTtgctggtttagggtttagcaatTGATTTATGATAATACCTGTTATTTGTTTCAAATTGATTTGCTGATTAGCTGGATTTTCCGAGGTTATTGTGTGCTGGTTAAGTAATTGTGTGCTGGATTTTCATGTAATTTTTCTGTAGTAATTTGACTTTCTTGTGTTTGTATGCAGAGAATGGTTGTTTCTTTTTTCACCTTCTTTTCTGAATCTGTTATTGTATCTAATCATGTCCACATTGTACTTCCTTGGAAAAATGGTGTTGCTTCTGATAAATCTATTGTGCTGTTAAATATTCCAATATCATTGCTCTGCTTAGGTGATTAATAAGTTTAGCCTATCCATCTCCTTAACTAGTTTTAGATACGCGCTTGGTCAAAGTTGTTTGTCTTATTATCTTGTTATGCATGCCTTTAAATCTTTGTCTAAGTAGTATGAAAAACTTTTTACTATTTGAAGGTTTTGTCGCTAAAGTAAAAAACTGTACTCCCTTTGCTTTTGAAGCTTATAAGCTGTCATTCTTTCTGTATGTTGTAGGAGTTAGAGAGAGAAAGGTGTTTGTTAGTTGAAACCTTAAGGTCCAAACTGGTATGGTTTTGCTTATGTTTAGCCTACAATGGCCGATAACTTGTGTATTTCATAAATAGGTTTGTGCCTTCGTTCCATTTTGTTGTAGGAGGATACTAGGCAAAAGATGGTTGTGTTTGATAATGAGGTTCGCCAGTTGAAAACTGAATTGCATGAGGAGAAGCTGACCACTGCAAATCAAACAAAGGTAATCATATGGTTTTGTGTGTGTATTATGTCCCATTTTCATATTTTGGATTTGGTTACTATCTCGCTGATCGAAAATGCAAATTCATAGAGCAGAAAATAGAAGAACTTGAAGAGGAAACAAGAAGATTAAGCAAAGAGCTTGACAGTGAAAAGGTAGAAATCGGAATTTCATGTTCCAAGAATGTTTTTGTATAAAGGTGTTTGTTTAATGATGTCTGCTTTCCACCGATTGCTGTTACTGTTAATGACTTATTTCCGTGAGACTTCAGAGTGACAGTATCTTATTTATATGTTGCTAGACtgagaaattctaattaataagtTGCTTCATCTTTCTAATTCAATATCCCCCCTATTCTCttctatctttttatttatttatttttagctcttatttttctttttggtggTGAAGTTTCTTTATGTGAAACTGAAAATATTTGTTGCTGTTGTTAGCAGGAAGCTCgagaagaagcatgggataaagTTTCTATTCTTAAGCTTGAGATAAATGCCACAATGCAGGATCTAGATTTTGAGAGGAGGAGATTAAAAGGTGCCAAGGAAAGACTTATGCTTTGGTAAGGAACAAGTTGTTTCTGTTTAATATGATCACCGAACAACTGTAGTTTGAAAGTTATGTAAGAATGAATCTGTATGTAGAAAAAAATATTAGAGGACATCGAAGCATGGGCTACTTTACTTGAATATTGTAATTCTTTGGCTTGCTTTACAGTTTACATATAACATTTTTTCTTAAATTGGTGATTAAAATAGACAGGAGCGGGAATTCTATGACTTCTTAATTAGAATTATCACTAGTGTGTATATTATGGTTATGTGAACATTACTATCATAGATTCTGAATGGATTTTAGCTATCCTGAAAATATGAAGAATAAAGGATGTATAAACATCTAAAAGAATATGAAAGCAATTAGCAAAGCAATTGAGCCTAAATAAAAGTAGGACCACGGCTGAATAGTTTTTGTTGTATTTATTAGAATGGACTACTCAACAATGTCATTGCAGTAAAAATTGCAGATCCTAGTATTCATCTGTTGGATATGTCATTCATGCTAAGTTAATCAGCTTTGTTTAGGAGTCCATGTTGGTTAACATGCTGCAGCGATGCACTGTTTGTATTAAATGCTGATTGGCACTTTAACTTTATGAGGCAACATCTACACCTGCATTATGCTTTGATTTTGCCACTGAAGCTCATTGATGTCATGCAGGGAAATACAACTACATGCATTTTATTCCACTACTGAGGAGATGCAAGTACTCTTTGCTAAGCAACAGGAGCAATTAAAGGCTATGCAGAGAACTCTTGAAAACGAAGAGAATTACGAGAATACTTCTGTAGATATGGATGGAGTGATCGGTGGAACCCCtggaagagagagaagagtcAGGATACTATAGCAAAAATGCTACAAAGGCAGGATGAACTGCATCTACACTGAAGCATAACAGAGATCAAGTAAAAACCTCAAGCAATGAAGCTAGTGTCACTGAGAAGCACGACTGTGAGGTGAGAAGTCAAGAATGCCAAAATACACAAGAGTTCACCAGTGCAGATCATGACCATGATGTAAGAGGTGGCTTTAGTTCTGATATTGATGGTGCTGGCACAACAGCTATGATGGATGGAGGCACTGGCGGTACTGAGGATCCCATTACAAAGCTAGACCGAATGAGGAAGATGACACCTCTACTGAAGAAGATAAgagttaaaatatatttttagttattttaactGTCAAAATACTGAAAAGATTCTTGTCAAGAGTTAATACTACATACTCTTAAACAAAACACCACCACTTAAACTCGCAGTCTATACAATGAATGTTGCtgctttaaattcttgtcaagaGATGTGTTGGTATTCATCATTCCCTTAAGGTTAGTCTCTATTTGTTCTTTGAAAGGTGTACTGAAAAATTTGTTTGGTTTCTATTTTTTAACAGGAGTTTAGGATCGCACGATCTTCTAGTCACCAGATAGCGCATGGTAACACTACTATGTTCATACTGCAGGATATAGATTGCATTCATACTAAAGGTAAATTCATTTTAATACACCAAAATTTTGCTTTCTGGAATAGGAAATTTACTGGAATTATCAGTGATTCATCttcctttttttaattaaaaaaatcaaacaggTTGTAATACTAGTTCTCGATGTTCATGCAGCTATTGCAAAAGATCCTCAGCACTTCCGACAGATTGTTGTTTTTCTGGTGGACAAATTTCGGATAGACAATTCTCTGTTGGAGAACTATGCTTTTTCCTTGTTCcaaaattttatctttatttatgcAGTTTCACTAAAATATTGTATTTGCTTATATTTTTACCTTTAGT is a genomic window of Arachis ipaensis cultivar K30076 chromosome B06, Araip1.1, whole genome shotgun sequence containing:
- the LOC110263156 gene encoding uncharacterized protein LOC110263156 isoform X1, translating into MQLIHIFAMVSCNFSLPGVRAAPAATGLTTVAPTASLSSPNTPSLCSPQEAREEAWDKVSILKLEINATMQDLDFERRRLKGAKERLMLWEIQLHAFYSTTEEMQVLFAKQQEQLKAMQRTLENEENYENTSVDMDGVIGGTPGRERRVRIL
- the LOC110263156 gene encoding uncharacterized protein LOC110263156 isoform X2, whose translation is MQLIHIFAMVSCNFSLPGVRAAPAATGLTTVAPTASLSSPNTPSLCSPEAREEAWDKVSILKLEINATMQDLDFERRRLKGAKERLMLWEIQLHAFYSTTEEMQVLFAKQQEQLKAMQRTLENEENYENTSVDMDGVIGGTPGRERRVRIL
- the LOC110263156 gene encoding uncharacterized protein LOC110263156 isoform X3 — translated: MVVFDNEVRQLKTELHEEKLTTANQTKKIEELEEETRRLSKELDSEKQEAREEAWDKVSILKLEINATMQDLDFERRRLKGAKERLMLWEIQLHAFYSTTEEMQVLFAKQQEQLKAMQRTLENEENYENTSVDMDGVIGGTPGRERRVRIL
- the LOC110263156 gene encoding uncharacterized protein LOC110263156 isoform X4; amino-acid sequence: MVVFDNEVRQLKTELHEEKLTTANQTKKIEELEEETRRLSKELDSEKEAREEAWDKVSILKLEINATMQDLDFERRRLKGAKERLMLWEIQLHAFYSTTEEMQVLFAKQQEQLKAMQRTLENEENYENTSVDMDGVIGGTPGRERRVRIL